A section of the Peromyscus eremicus unplaced genomic scaffold, PerEre_H2_v1 PerEre#2#chrX_unloc_1, whole genome shotgun sequence genome encodes:
- the LOC131900942 gene encoding zinc finger protein 431-like, with product MWSIFEKVLWVSEKKDNEIALVAKTIFYNVEISGFKRMIPILVEQPPHPTHFSLIGDKGTGVTRNTVTYNDVHIDITHEEWALLDLAQRNLYKDVMLETYMNLTAIGYNWEDLEVEEHCQNSQKHGRHERSHSTEKSSEHTQCGEAFLNHNHPPRLERTHTGEQPYEYNQYGKAFAQDSHLKKHETTHTVKKPYGCNQCGKAFAYHSALKLHERTHTGEKPYACNQCGKAFAYHSTLQRHEITHTGEKPYECNQCGKAFARHNNLQGHERTHTGEKPYKCKQCGKAFAYHSTLQSHERTHMGEKPYECNQCKKAFFLHSHLQRHERTHTGEKPYECNWCGKAFAHKSTLQSHERTHTGEKPYECNQCGKAFAHYSNLQGHQRTHTGEKPYECKQCGKAFPNHNALQRHERTHTGEKPYECNQCGKAFAQVSHLQVHKRTHTGEKPYECNQCGKAFVSYSNLQMHKRTHTGEKPYLCDQCGKAFAYRSNLRKHERTHTGEKPYECNQCGKAFVCHTALQLHERTHTGEKPYECNQCGKAFAYHNALKLHKRTHTGEKTCLCDQCGKAFAHHNHLQRHERTHTGEKPFDCNKCERHSSGWWWWWRRRQRQRRQRRQQPQPQSQPQPQPQQQPQQQQQPQKLLQPQQPPQQQQPPPPPLSELATSVPLDLVSAFFQSAMSALETGSHICGLGESSHSRV from the exons atgtggtcaatttttgagaaggttttATGGgtttctgagaagaag GACAATGAAATAGCATTAGTagccaaaactattttctacaatgtagaAATATCGGGCTTCAAGCGAATGATTCCAATTTTGGTGGAACAGCCTCCTCACCCAACCCACTTTTCTCTTATTGGTGACAAAGGAACTGGAGTGACCAGG AATACAGTGACATATAATGATGTGCATATTGATATCACTCATGAAGAATGGGCATTGTTGGATCTGGCACAgaggaatctctacaaagatgtgatgctggagacctatatgaacctcactgctatag GCTACAATTGGGAagatcttgaagttgaagaacattgtcaaaattctcaaaaacatggaag gcatgaaagaagtcattcTACAGAGAAATCATCTGAACATACTCAGTGTGGTGAAGCCTTTTTAAATCACAATCATCCTCCAAGGcttgaaagaacacatactggagagcaACCCTATGAATACAATCAatatggtaaagcctttgcacaagaCAGTCATCTTAAAAAGCATGAAACAACACATACTGTTAAAAAACCTTAtggatgtaatcaatgtggtaaagcctttgcttatcACAGTGCTCTtaaattgcatgaaagaacacatactggagagaaaccatatgcatgtaatcagtgtggtaaagcttttgcttatcatagtactcttcaaaggcatgaaataacacatactggagagaaaccctatgaatgtaatcagtgtgggaaagcctttgctcGACACAATAATCTTCaagggcatgaaagaacacatactggagagaaaccctataaatgtaaacaatgtgggaaagcctttgcttatcacagtactcttcaaagtcatgaaagaacacatatgggagaaaaaccctatgaatgtaatcagtgtaagAAAGCCTTTTTtcttcacagtcatcttcaaaggcatgaaagaacacatactggagagaaaccctatgaatgtaattggtgtggtaaagcctttgctcataaGAGTACTCTTCAAtcgcatgaaagaacacatactggagagaaaccctatgaatgtaatcagtgtgggaaagcctttgctcATTATAGTAATCTTCAAGGGCatcaaagaacacatactggagagaaaccctatgaatgtaaacaatgtgggaaagcctttccTAATCACAatgctcttcaaaggcatgaaagaacacatactggagagaaaccatatgaatgtaatcagtgtggtaaagcctttgcacaggtcagtcatcttcaagtacataaaagaacacatactggagagaaaccctatgaatgtaatcaatgtgggaaagcctttgttAGTtacagtaatcttcaaatgcataaaagaacacatactggagagaaaccatatttatgtgatca gtgtggtaaagcttttgcttATCGCAGTAATCTTcgaaagcatgaaagaacacatactggagagaaaccctatgaatgtaaccagtgtggcaaagcctttgttTGTCACACTGCTCTTCagttgcatgaaagaacacatactggagagaaaccctatgaatgtaatcaatgtggtaaagcctttgcttatcACAATGCTCTTaaattgcataaaagaacacatactggagagaaaacgtGTTTatgtgatcagtgtggtaaagcttttgctcatcacaatcatcttcaaaggcatgaaagaacacatactggagagaagccctttgATTGTAAtaagtgtg AAAGGCATagttctgggtggtggtggtggtggcggcggcggcagcggcagagGCGGCAGCGACGGCAGCAGCCGCAGCCACAGTCGCAGCCACAGCCGCAGCCACAGCAgcagccgcagcagcagcagcagccgcagaAACTGCTGCAGCCACAGCAACCGCCGCAGCAGCAGcaaccgccaccaccgccact GTCTGAACTTGCCacatctgttcctctggatcttgtgTCAGCCTTCTTCCAGTCAGCCATGTCAGcactggagacaggatctcacatctgTGGCTTAGGAGAGTCGTCTCACTCGAGGgtctga